The Salvia miltiorrhiza cultivar Shanhuang (shh) chromosome 2, IMPLAD_Smil_shh, whole genome shotgun sequence DNA window AGATTCAGCACACCTTGGACTTGCTGATCAGTGCTCTATACCATACATTAATGTGTATCAGCAAGTTCCAAACAATGAAACAGAGTTGCAATAGAGGAACAAACAGCATACTTTGAGCAAATAGTAATACCTCATTAACACCGACTATTCTTAGGGTAAAGACAAAATGGCTCCTTGAAGATTGTTCGTTCATTTGGGTCTTGCCAACAGACCTAAAGAGATAAATTTGGATAATGTAAGAAAGATCAATAGTATCTCGGTTGAATACCTAGCAACCAAAAGCAATCATATAACTTTAAAGTAAATGCTTTATATACTCTGtcaaaagaaaaggagaaaagAGGGTGAAAGTAAACACGCATTTGTTTTTGTACCTGCTCTGTGCAGCTCGTTCTAGGAGATAGGAAACTTCTCTGCTACTGCAGACATCAAAAATTGTAAGATCAGAGACAGAGGTGTTGCCATTTGCGTCGTGCTTGATAGCATATTGCTTCCCAGCAGTTTCTACTCGTGATGCATCAAAGGTTGATTTGTTTGTTGATAACAGGTCACGTATTGCCTCATTGTATATTTCAAGCATTGACACCTGaacatgcaaataatttttagccaaaatatatacatgtatattcTTTGAAAAGGCATAAATGAAAGACCACAATTGCGTCCCGCACCTGCATCTCATACTTCCATCCTTGGGCTTCAAGCATTTGTTTTGTCTGAAATACTTGCTCTAGTGATCGTGGAATTAAACCTTTCTGATCTAGTAGTCCTGGCTTACCCATCATCGTATATGTCTTACCAGAGCCTGTTTGCCCATATGCAAATATGCAGACCTGACATGAaatgcaattaaattattatactTTGTCAACGAGCACTAATGCATCTAGGCAAATGAAGTTCCGTATCATAAGTATAGTTTCTATTCCTAAGTCCTCAtaaaaactttgaaattttggcAAGTAAATAAGTGACTGCTCACCCTTACTAATAAGTTGGTAGAGTTTTCTTATCAGTTCATCAGTGATCAGCTGTTAGTAAAAATTTTATCTATCTTTAAATTTAAGTGCAAATGATTCTTGAGTTCAGCACAAATATACAACCTTGTATCCATCGAGTGCACTTTGAACAAGCTGTGATATCTCCAAGAAAACATCTTCTTGCGAGTTATCAGGCACGAACACTTTGTCAAAAGTGAAAGAGTGCTTTTGTCCTTGCAGTAAAACAAAAATGTAGTAAATTGTCAGGAGATTACTGACATGAGAACTATTAATAGTAAGAATATATATTACCAAGACTTAGGAAAATTGACTTACCATTTTGGCTCAAATCAATGCCTCGACCCTGTGCTTCCATTGATGTTGGGAATGAAACAACTTTTGCATCATCTTCCCCATCATCAGAAAGCAGGGGTCTCACTCTACAGAATACACGTATATTTCCCTTCAACTCCTGTATTATTAACAAGGATTGCAATTAGACTAAAAAGTTCGAATAGGAAAAAATCTTAAATTTTTCTACAATAGGAAAGTGTAGttatataaaatcaaataattatcatGTAACTAGTTACCAGAATAGtgttatgcattttttttcgaattttttcCCCCTCTACAATCTTTATGTCTGCATCAGCTAGACGACTTTTCAACTCAAGAATCAATGACTTGTTCTCCTCAAATTCGGATCTTGTTTCCATGGCTGATAGATCGGAAagctaaaaaggaaaaaagaaaatggcAAAATAGAACAAATACAAAGGTAGTTTTGTTAAATAAATTGCATTATGATTACATTAAAAGTGTCTTAAATTACAAAGCTAGGCTAAATCAACAACCTGCAATTTCCTTTGTGCAGCACCGAGCTCTTCATTTAATTGTCTTATTTGCTCACTTTGAGCCGAGCATGTTGActgcaaaatatatatatatatctattaaATAAAAGATTTCAAGCCTTCACCAGCAAACATACAATTGAAAAAAGCAAACCTCCAGTTCCATCGTTTTACTGCTCAGAGTCTCCAAATCTGCTTTGTACTTTCCAGTACATTCCTTGTATTTTGAAACTTCAGATTGTAAACCTTGAACTTGTGACAATTGTCTATCACGGTCCTCCCTCACTTGTTGCAGATCGCCTCTCAAGCTTGAAACCTCACTGCCTAGTGCATCTTTCTGCTTGATTGCCTCATCTTGGGATGCCTTTGAAGTTCAATTATGAAATGAGCCATTTTCAAATAGTGTTAATCAATATTCAATTAACTTGCATGAGGTTATGAACAAAGAAATGCATGTGCATGAACATAGAATAATAAGTCTTGGCATAAAGTGATTGACAACAAAATTTTTGGAAACAGTCCAAAAATAAACCAATCGAGCAAGCGATAACCATAAATTCAATGAAGTTGAATGTGTTTTATAAGTGCTTTCACTATATTTAATCTCAGTAACAGTTCATCTACATGCCTATCAGTGCATTTGGCATTTTCCGGTGAGATTAAAGGCAACAATCTAAATTTGACAATGAAAGCAGCTCGAAGACGTAAATTAGCATGCGGAAATTAGCATAGAAAGCTATAAATATTATTAACGAGCAGTAAATTCTTTGTAGGATTATTAAAATAATGGATACTTAAGCAATAAAGCGCAACAAAAATAACCTAACGTGACATACCAATCTACATATGTTAATCATATATCTGCAGTTCAACATGATAGAGGTGGCTGTCATATATCCAAAGAAACCCACCCACATTGTTGTGAAAGTGACATAATTTGGTGAACACCAAAAGCCAAACTACCTGCTATTATGAAATGCAATGCTTCAGACCAATGCTCGACTATCCTAATAAATAGATCTAATCGCCATTGAGCCTATACTTAAAGCACATGAGATCCTATTCTTTAACTTATATTTGGAACATGAGGAATTACTTATCATTTCATGCCGGATGAAAAGAACAGATATTACGAAACAAGGAACACCCAGAAAAATCTTACTCGTGACAAAATAAGTTGCTCTTGCAGAGAAGTATAGTGGCCCCTCAGAGTGCTTAGGTTTTCCACAACGGCTGCCTTTTCTTCCTGAACACGCTTGAGTGTTGTGTTTGTCGTTTCAAGATCTGATTGAAGCCTAGTGTTCCACTGATGCAAACTCGTGTTAAACTCTTGTAACCGCCTGTATGTATCATTAAGTGATTGAATCTGCAGAAAGGCAGTATCCGTGATGACAATTCTCAGTGTTGCACTCAGATGAAATCAATTCGAaatcatacttcaaatttacAAGCATTCACTACTTACCTTGTGGTTGGCACTATCATTATCTAGTTGACTTCGTCTGAGATCTTCAGAAAGAGAAGCTTGTAATTTCTCTGCAGCTACTCTCAAGTCTCTTTCTCTAGCCAAAGAATCCAATGCTTCCTAGAAGATTCATTTAACAATATAGTTTATGACAATCCAAAACACAAAAACGATACAACTGTTAATGCATGTGAAGCCTCGTACCAATCTATCTACTTCCTCCTTTGCAAACTTTGATTGCAATGCCTCCAAATTTTTCCTCAATTCCATAATAATAGAATTCAATTCATCTTCCTTGGCCTTCATCATCAACTCTGGAAAGAGCCACAAGAATGTTAAATTCTGGAACTTCCCTAATAAATTCCCAGGTAAAACAGAACACTGTTGATGAGACAAAGAACCAGTATACCCGAATCACTGCACTTCTTTTCTGTCAATTCCAATAGTTTTTTAGATGTTTCCTGCTCTTCCACATAGTTTGCTTCACGCTGTTGAAACGATTTGATACATTGCTTAAGCCTTTTAATGAGATCAACCATTTTGTCATTCTTCTCCTGCAACACAAAAGAATCACATCATAATCCAAGCATGAAACTTTTCTATAATAGGACAAACTACCAAAGCCCTCAACCCAAAGCATATGCTCATTAACTGAAATCTCCACTACAACATACCCTGTAGTTTAAGTTTTTCTTCAACTTCTCGTTGAGTAATGCATCGACATCATCTTTGCTGAACTCAATTGCACCACAATCAGAACCAGAATTGCTTGGCGGCCCACTGAGTGGGGGTAGATCTTGGCCCCCATTtacaattgaaaatgcttgacGAGTTTGCGTTCGTGGTCCAGTGTTAGGTGGCATTTTTGTGCTTGCAATCTTTCTCCTCTTATCTATGGAAACCTCATCGATACCGCTACACTTGCTCTGTATAAACCAGCAGCACCCAATATTAATAACACTAAACGGAAATATCGTTAATTTGTGACTAGAGAAAAACTTAcaacggaaaaaaaaaaaaaaaaaaaaaaaaaaaaaaaaaaactcaacaaCGAGAACAGAACAAAATAATCCCATAAAAATCCTCCCTGAAATTTAGAGAACATAGAGCTCCGGAATTTATCTAGAAGCAAAATGTGTGTAAACGTAGAAATCCGAGAAATTAAGCAACTAAaacaaaaaaggggaaaagaaTCCTACCAATTTTCAAAAGAGATTAACATTAGTTGAAGAGAAACTCACTTGTGAAGGGCTGGAAGGAGCCTTATTCTGGTTCTTGGAAGCCATTTGAATGAAGAGCGGATGTATTAGAGATTAAGAGAGAGGAGATAGTGAGAGGCAGCCGGTTTAAATTTGCTGGTGGGACCGCCCTTTATTGCAATGGAAGCTAaggcaaaaaatttattattgctTTGAATTGCAGggatcagaaaagaaaaaaaattaaaaagtcgaAACACAAAGGAAGAAGTGGAGTGTGGAATTACAGATTACTGACAGTTAAAATTCTGGGTTCCTTTTCTGAAGCTTAAGATGATAAAAATTAGGATAAAATTGGGTATTGCTACTTTCGTCTTCCTTTTGATAGGGAATGAAGAAATTGGTGGAGTAATGAACTGGTAATTTTGGTGAGATGTGAAGGAAGGTAGGTTTGACTGGGGAAGAAAGAGTATGGCGATCCggctagagagagagtgtagagagagagagtgagagagatggaGAAGGGTGAGCgtcatttgaatttttttgtaattgaaTATAGCGGTATGTTCAGAGAGATCCGTTGTAAATATGACTTGACGATTATGCCCCTGTGGTTGCAGAAACCATATCTAGGCTCCACTTGGGAATTTATATTGTGTTAAACATAACTTTAATCCAAATATTGGATATTTTCTGAGAAATGTCTAatactttttcttttgtttactAGTTATACTAGAAGACATTTATGAGAAAAACATCTATATTATTTAGTATTACAACGTTTGACATCTATttcaatattataaattttaaatcttGGCAAATTTGTATGCAATATTTATATTTGCAAAGTCATGAGGCTGGAATTATGGcattgaaaattttcatatgACATTTGAAATCTCACAATCACGTGTAAGTTTCCAAATTTCATGTATATATTTTACGTGCCGAGTAAAATTCGATGTTAAAATGATATTATTGTGAAAAATGTGAAAATGGTTTCGAGTTTTCAGAGGCTCataaaagtgtcattttttaaaaaatttaattttttttcaaacaaaatcatatttatttaattaatataactCATGTTGTGTGtgcataattttatatattttaaaagaaaagatttactttgatgaaaagtctcatttatttttaagaaaagttTTATTTAAGTAATGTAACTAGTAGTGTCCCCTAAATGATAATGGCAGAATAGTTCCAATTTAAGAGATGGGAGATGAGGTATGGAGAGAGGTGAGGAGACGAGGGGTGGTGAGGACCGGACAAGATGGGATGGTGAAGAAGCAGTTAAACCAAAAGACTCAAAGGTTTTCGAAACATTGGAAAGAAAGAGACGAGAATGAAGCAAAAAGAGTTACATTC harbors:
- the LOC131007781 gene encoding kinesin-like protein KIN-14N isoform X1; this encodes MASKNQNKAPSSPSQSKCSGIDEVSIDKRRKIASTKMPPNTGPRTQTRQAFSIVNGGQDLPPLSGPPSNSGSDCGAIEFSKDDVDALLNEKLKKNLNYREKNDKMVDLIKRLKQCIKSFQQREANYVEEQETSKKLLELTEKKCSDSELMMKAKEDELNSIIMELRKNLEALQSKFAKEEVDRLEALDSLARERDLRVAAEKLQASLSEDLRRSQLDNDSANHKIQSLNDTYRRLQEFNTSLHQWNTRLQSDLETTNTTLKRVQEEKAAVVENLSTLRGHYTSLQEQLILSRASQDEAIKQKDALGSEVSSLRGDLQQVREDRDRQLSQVQGLQSEVSKYKECTGKYKADLETLSSKTMELESTCSAQSEQIRQLNEELGAAQRKLQLSDLSAMETRSEFEENKSLILELKSRLADADIKIVEGEKIRKKMHNTILELKGNIRVFCRVRPLLSDDGEDDAKVVSFPTSMEAQGRGIDLSQNGQKHSFTFDKVFVPDNSQEDVFLEISQLVQSALDGYKVCIFAYGQTGSGKTYTMMGKPGLLDQKGLIPRSLEQVFQTKQMLEAQGWKYEMQVSMLEIYNEAIRDLLSTNKSTFDASRVETAGKQYAIKHDANGNTSVSDLTIFDVCSSREVSYLLERAAQSRSVGKTQMNEQSSRSHFVFTLRIVGVNESTDQQVQGVLNLIDLAGSERLSKSGSTGDRLKETQAINKSLSALSDVIFALAKKEEHVPFRNSKLTYLLQPCLGGDSKTLMFVNVSPDPASVGESLCSLRFAARVNACEIGIPRRQTNLRSSDSRLSIG
- the LOC131007781 gene encoding kinesin-like protein KIN-14N isoform X2; translated protein: MPPNTGPRTQTRQAFSIVNGGQDLPPLSGPPSNSGSDCGAIEFSKDDVDALLNEKLKKNLNYREKNDKMVDLIKRLKQCIKSFQQREANYVEEQETSKKLLELTEKKCSDSELMMKAKEDELNSIIMELRKNLEALQSKFAKEEVDRLEALDSLARERDLRVAAEKLQASLSEDLRRSQLDNDSANHKIQSLNDTYRRLQEFNTSLHQWNTRLQSDLETTNTTLKRVQEEKAAVVENLSTLRGHYTSLQEQLILSRASQDEAIKQKDALGSEVSSLRGDLQQVREDRDRQLSQVQGLQSEVSKYKECTGKYKADLETLSSKTMELESTCSAQSEQIRQLNEELGAAQRKLQLSDLSAMETRSEFEENKSLILELKSRLADADIKIVEGEKIRKKMHNTILELKGNIRVFCRVRPLLSDDGEDDAKVVSFPTSMEAQGRGIDLSQNGQKHSFTFDKVFVPDNSQEDVFLEISQLVQSALDGYKVCIFAYGQTGSGKTYTMMGKPGLLDQKGLIPRSLEQVFQTKQMLEAQGWKYEMQVSMLEIYNEAIRDLLSTNKSTFDASRVETAGKQYAIKHDANGNTSVSDLTIFDVCSSREVSYLLERAAQSRSVGKTQMNEQSSRSHFVFTLRIVGVNESTDQQVQGVLNLIDLAGSERLSKSGSTGDRLKETQAINKSLSALSDVIFALAKKEEHVPFRNSKLTYLLQPCLGGDSKTLMFVNVSPDPASVGESLCSLRFAARVNACEIGIPRRQTNLRSSDSRLSIG